A genomic stretch from Empedobacter stercoris includes:
- a CDS encoding DUF3108 domain-containing protein, with protein sequence MKKYILFFTFILLSFSLPLLAQDNYKVGESLKFRVHYSGLNAGFATIDVKEATLNGRSHYHIVGKGNSTGAVRAFFKVDDNYESYIDKSNLKPTKFVRNIVEGSYKRHQIYYFDHANRKAKVENKRDGKITTETIPYDAQDLLSAFYSLRNADHSKLKTGDYLNENIFLGDETLKFRLKVLGRETLKTKFGKISAIKIRPYVQSGRIFKESESVTMWISDDNNLVPLKIRAGLLVGSLNADLNDFKNLKYPIYFTK encoded by the coding sequence ATGAAAAAATATATTTTATTTTTTACTTTTATTCTCCTTTCATTCTCATTGCCACTACTTGCACAAGACAATTATAAAGTTGGCGAAAGCCTAAAATTTAGAGTTCATTACTCTGGATTAAATGCAGGTTTTGCAACAATTGATGTCAAAGAAGCTACACTAAACGGAAGAAGTCATTATCACATAGTAGGAAAAGGAAATTCTACTGGTGCAGTACGTGCTTTCTTTAAAGTTGATGACAATTACGAATCCTATATTGATAAAAGCAACCTGAAACCAACTAAATTTGTTCGCAACATTGTAGAAGGAAGTTACAAACGTCATCAAATCTATTATTTTGACCATGCCAATAGAAAAGCGAAAGTAGAAAATAAACGCGACGGGAAAATAACAACCGAAACAATTCCGTACGACGCACAAGATTTATTATCGGCTTTTTATAGCTTGCGTAATGCAGATCATTCTAAATTAAAAACAGGCGATTATTTGAACGAAAATATCTTTCTTGGTGACGAAACATTAAAATTTAGATTGAAAGTTTTGGGACGCGAAACCTTAAAAACAAAATTCGGTAAAATATCTGCCATCAAAATTCGACCTTATGTACAATCGGGACGAATCTTTAAAGAATCTGAATCGGTTACGATGTGGATTTCTGATGATAACAACTTAGTTCCACTAAAAATTAGAGCGGGATTATTAGTTGGATCTTTAAATGCAGATCTAAATGATTTCAAAAACTTAAAATATCCCATCTATTTCACGAAATAA
- a CDS encoding DinB family protein — MEEHIIYLTNIRKQIIDELEQHSLKQLLYIPVGYKNNLFWNAAHVLATQQLIHYYLTDNRMLVDIQFIQKYKKGTIGNIEVTADDVQELKEMLESTPMQLFKDYRSEKLSYYRSYKTSFGMTLESIEDAILYNNIHEAMHLGYMMAMKKNIPF, encoded by the coding sequence ATGGAAGAGCATATTATTTATCTGACGAATATACGTAAACAGATTATTGATGAGCTTGAACAACACTCTCTAAAACAATTACTTTATATACCGGTTGGTTACAAGAATAATTTGTTTTGGAATGCGGCTCATGTTTTGGCTACACAACAATTAATTCATTATTATTTAACCGATAATAGAATGTTGGTCGATATTCAGTTTATACAAAAATACAAAAAAGGAACAATAGGAAATATCGAAGTTACAGCAGATGATGTACAAGAGTTGAAAGAAATGCTTGAAAGTACACCGATGCAATTGTTTAAAGACTACCGTTCAGAAAAATTATCCTATTATCGTTCGTATAAAACAAGTTTCGGAATGACGTTAGAGTCTATTGAAGATGCGATTTTATACAATAATATTCACGAAGCAATGCATTTAGGCTATATGATGGCCATGAAAAAGAATATTCCTTTTTAG
- the aat gene encoding leucyl/phenylalanyl-tRNA--protein transferase produces MYWLSTDLIFPDYDEVNAEGIIAIGGDLSPERLILAYQKGIFPWFNEDDPIIWWFPHDRFVLFPENLHVSKSMKKVFRDQTFTYTENKAFREVITNCSEAYRKGQDGTWITTEMIEAYCKLHEMGIAKSIEVWQNDELVGGFYGIEMGNVFCGESMFAKVSNASKAGFIQFVAKYHKKYELIDCQVYTQHLASLGAMEIPSDVFLEYLEP; encoded by the coding sequence ATGTATTGGTTAAGCACTGATTTAATCTTTCCTGATTACGACGAAGTAAATGCCGAAGGAATTATAGCTATTGGAGGAGATCTTTCACCAGAACGTCTAATTTTGGCTTATCAGAAAGGAATATTCCCTTGGTTCAATGAAGATGATCCAATTATTTGGTGGTTTCCGCATGATCGGTTTGTGTTGTTTCCCGAAAATTTACATGTTTCGAAATCAATGAAGAAAGTTTTTCGGGATCAAACCTTTACGTATACAGAAAATAAAGCTTTCAGAGAAGTGATTACAAATTGTTCTGAAGCTTATAGAAAAGGGCAAGATGGTACGTGGATTACAACTGAAATGATTGAAGCGTATTGTAAATTACACGAAATGGGAATCGCAAAAAGTATAGAAGTTTGGCAAAATGATGAATTAGTGGGAGGTTTCTATGGAATAGAGATGGGTAACGTTTTTTGTGGAGAAAGTATGTTTGCAAAAGTTAGTAATGCATCTAAAGCTGGATTTATACAATTTGTTGCTAAATATCACAAGAAATATGAGTTGATCGATTGCCAAGTGTACACCCAACATTTGGCAAGTTTGGGAGCGATGGAAATTCCGAGCGATGTTTTTTTAGAATATTTAGAACCATAA
- a CDS encoding VTT domain-containing protein — protein sequence MEILDYLLHIDQYLEAILNDYQNWFYLILFLLIFIETGVVIMPFLPGDSLLFAAGMLAAAFPEQLNIYIVLGLLWVAAIAGDTINYTIGKTLGTKLVTAKVFGKRIVKDSAIQKTEDFFTKYGSKTIVIARFVPIVRTLAPFVAGVSKMHYGTFIKYNVVGGSVWVFGITLAGYFLGTIPFIKNNFEIVVMLIIVFSLFPIIIEFLKEKSKK from the coding sequence ATGGAAATTTTAGATTATTTACTGCATATCGATCAATACTTAGAAGCTATTCTAAACGATTATCAAAATTGGTTTTACTTAATCCTGTTCTTATTAATCTTCATCGAAACTGGTGTAGTGATTATGCCATTTTTACCAGGCGATTCGTTGTTATTTGCGGCAGGAATGTTAGCAGCAGCTTTCCCAGAACAATTGAATATTTATATTGTATTAGGCTTACTTTGGGTTGCGGCAATAGCGGGTGATACGATTAACTATACGATCGGAAAAACTTTGGGGACGAAGTTAGTAACAGCAAAAGTATTTGGTAAACGAATTGTAAAAGATTCAGCCATTCAAAAGACAGAAGATTTTTTCACCAAGTACGGTTCAAAAACTATCGTAATTGCACGTTTTGTTCCGATTGTACGAACGTTAGCTCCTTTTGTTGCGGGGGTTTCTAAAATGCATTACGGCACATTTATCAAGTATAATGTTGTAGGAGGAAGTGTTTGGGTTTTTGGAATTACCTTGGCTGGTTATTTTTTAGGAACAATTCCTTTTATCAAAAACAATTTTGAGATTGTTGTAATGTTGATTATTGTGTTCTCATTATTTCCTATCATAATTGAATTTTTAAAAGAAAAAAGTAAGAAATAA
- a CDS encoding NifU family protein: MTPEEKYSEVEKALTEIRPFLNSDGGDIELVSVEDNIVKVRLTGACIACSVNQMTLKSGVEMTIKKYVPEIVSVINVSDFETPAEADHISTLKEKN, encoded by the coding sequence ATGACTCCAGAAGAAAAATATTCAGAAGTTGAAAAGGCCTTAACTGAAATTAGACCATTCTTAAATTCAGATGGAGGCGATATCGAATTAGTATCTGTTGAAGATAATATTGTAAAAGTTCGCCTTACAGGTGCATGTATTGCATGTTCTGTCAACCAAATGACATTAAAGTCTGGTGTTGAAATGACTATTAAAAAATATGTTCCAGAAATCGTTTCGGTTATCAATGTTTCAGATTTTGAAACTCCTGCTGAAGCTGATCATATCTCAACTCTTAAAGAAAAGAATTAG
- a CDS encoding nitroreductase family protein, which yields MNANDLLSIIKNRRSIFPPQYTQEEITREELNQIFEAANWAPSHKKTEPWRFIVLEGAVKDRFREYVKRVYVQGTPPDQLSDRKINALIEKCDKSNKIVLINFIDTDKNPEWEELAATSMAVQNMWLMASALNIGAYWSSPANVIANVDEFTTMEEGEKCVGVFYMGKYNEETPEGVRQPIENKVRFLEY from the coding sequence ATGAATGCAAACGATTTATTATCAATCATAAAAAATAGACGCTCTATATTTCCTCCACAATACACGCAAGAAGAAATTACGCGCGAAGAATTAAATCAAATTTTTGAGGCTGCCAACTGGGCACCATCTCATAAAAAAACAGAACCTTGGCGTTTTATCGTTTTAGAAGGTGCGGTAAAAGATCGTTTTCGCGAATATGTGAAACGTGTTTATGTACAAGGTACTCCTCCAGATCAGTTAAGTGACAGAAAAATTAATGCGTTAATTGAAAAATGTGACAAATCGAATAAAATTGTTTTGATCAATTTTATTGATACAGATAAAAATCCTGAATGGGAAGAATTAGCTGCAACTTCCATGGCTGTTCAAAACATGTGGTTAATGGCAAGCGCATTAAATATTGGTGCTTATTGGTCTTCACCTGCGAATGTAATTGCGAATGTAGATGAGTTTACTACGATGGAAGAAGGAGAAAAATGTGTGGGAGTTTTCTATATGGGAAAATATAATGAAGAAACTCCTGAAGGAGTTCGTCAACCAATCGAAAATAAAGTACGATTTTTAGAGTATTAA
- the upp gene encoding uracil phosphoribosyltransferase, producing the protein MKQDSLTVISHPLVKAKITQMRDKNTTTKEFGELVDEISGLMCYEITRNIELEEVEVETPITKTIGYKLKGNDMAIVPILRAGLGMVKGIHQLIPTAKVGHIGLYRDHDTLQPVEYLCKLPSDLSSRDVILVDPMLATGGSAIKAIEILKDKGAKSVRLACLVGCPEGVEAVQNVYPEVPIFLAALDEKLNDNGYIVPGLGDAGDRLYGTM; encoded by the coding sequence ATGAAACAAGATAGTTTAACAGTGATAAGTCACCCATTAGTAAAAGCTAAAATTACGCAAATGCGTGACAAGAACACGACAACAAAAGAGTTTGGTGAATTAGTTGACGAAATTTCTGGCTTGATGTGTTACGAAATTACACGTAACATAGAGCTTGAAGAAGTTGAAGTGGAGACGCCAATTACCAAAACAATCGGTTACAAATTAAAAGGAAATGATATGGCGATTGTTCCTATTTTGCGTGCTGGGCTGGGAATGGTAAAAGGAATTCATCAATTAATTCCTACTGCAAAAGTAGGTCATATTGGTCTTTATCGTGATCATGATACACTACAACCAGTTGAGTATTTATGTAAACTTCCGTCAGATTTAAGTTCGCGCGATGTTATTTTGGTTGATCCAATGTTAGCAACAGGAGGTTCTGCAATCAAAGCAATCGAAATTTTAAAAGATAAAGGTGCAAAGTCTGTCCGTTTAGCTTGTTTAGTTGGTTGTCCAGAAGGTGTAGAGGCTGTTCAGAATGTATATCCAGAAGTGCCTATTTTCTTAGCAGCATTAGATGAAAAGTTGAACGATAATGGTTACATCGTTCCTGGTTTGGGAGATGCTGGAGATCGTTTGTACGGAACAATGTAA
- a CDS encoding SRPBCC family protein yields the protein MKILKKFLLFIVGVLFILTILMFALGKHYHFETSTVINAPIEKVYEQASASKKFNEWNPWMKLDPNLKLSYSGNQGEVGDEYCWEGNDDVGKGCHIITALEPNKKVATKMMFKKPFESDATSDIVLTKEGNTTKVTWSMDCELDYPMNLMKLMMDAQMEKSYGDGLTKLKELSEK from the coding sequence ATGAAAATTCTGAAAAAATTCCTTTTATTTATTGTTGGAGTATTGTTTATTCTAACAATTCTAATGTTTGCTTTGGGGAAACACTATCATTTCGAAACATCAACAGTGATTAATGCACCAATAGAAAAGGTGTATGAACAAGCGAGTGCGTCAAAGAAATTTAATGAATGGAATCCTTGGATGAAATTAGATCCAAATCTGAAATTATCATATTCAGGAAATCAAGGTGAAGTGGGTGACGAATATTGTTGGGAAGGAAACGATGATGTAGGAAAAGGATGTCATATTATAACAGCTTTAGAGCCAAATAAAAAAGTGGCCACAAAAATGATGTTCAAAAAACCATTCGAAAGTGATGCAACTTCAGATATTGTTTTGACAAAAGAAGGGAATACAACAAAAGTCACTTGGAGCATGGACTGCGAGTTAGATTATCCGATGAATTTGATGAAACTAATGATGGATGCGCAAATGGAAAAATCATACGGTGATGGTTTAACAAAATTAAAAGAATTAAGCGAAAAATAA
- a CDS encoding DedA family protein, giving the protein MEVIMSLFDFIMHIDQHLAEFANEYGLWLYAILFLIIFVETGVVVMPFLPGDSLLFAAGMLAAQETNDMNVWIMIAILLVAAILGDTLNYTIGKTVGYKATKVKIFGKNFIQEEHINKTHEFYEKYGSKTIVIARFVPIVRTLAPFVAGIGRMGYSIFLTYNVIGAILWVVGLALIGYFLGNIEWIQNNFSKVILGITIVSVLPIFIEIIKEKFGKKTLSEQK; this is encoded by the coding sequence ATGGAGGTAATTATGAGTCTTTTTGACTTTATTATGCATATCGACCAGCATTTAGCAGAGTTTGCGAATGAATATGGTTTATGGCTTTATGCAATTTTATTTTTAATCATTTTTGTAGAAACAGGTGTGGTTGTAATGCCATTTTTACCTGGTGATTCGTTGTTGTTTGCGGCAGGTATGTTAGCGGCACAAGAAACAAATGATATGAATGTCTGGATAATGATTGCGATTCTATTGGTGGCTGCGATACTCGGCGATACCTTGAATTATACAATCGGAAAGACAGTTGGATACAAAGCAACTAAAGTGAAAATTTTTGGCAAAAATTTCATTCAAGAAGAACATATTAATAAGACGCATGAATTTTACGAAAAATATGGCTCTAAAACAATTGTAATTGCTCGTTTTGTTCCAATCGTAAGAACTTTAGCGCCTTTCGTTGCAGGAATTGGTCGAATGGGGTATTCTATTTTCTTAACTTATAATGTAATTGGAGCTATCCTATGGGTTGTAGGATTAGCACTTATAGGTTACTTCTTAGGAAATATAGAATGGATTCAAAATAATTTCTCAAAAGTAATTTTGGGAATTACAATCGTTTCTGTTCTTCCAATCTTTATAGAAATTATAAAAGAAAAGTTCGGTAAAAAAACACTATCAGAACAAAAATAA
- a CDS encoding YraN family protein has product MSNSYDFGKEAEDFGVKYLTEKGYKILAKNYFFRKAEIDIIAQTENEIIIVEVKARTSNYISEPETAVNAKKKKLLILAADDFIQKNNFICEVRFDILALLKIQQSWSVNHIQNAFDASEI; this is encoded by the coding sequence ATGAGTAATAGTTACGATTTCGGAAAAGAAGCAGAAGATTTTGGAGTGAAGTATTTAACCGAAAAAGGGTATAAAATTTTAGCAAAAAACTACTTTTTTAGAAAAGCTGAAATCGATATTATTGCACAAACTGAAAATGAAATTATTATTGTAGAAGTAAAAGCGAGAACGTCAAATTACATTTCAGAACCTGAAACTGCAGTTAATGCAAAGAAAAAGAAGTTGTTAATTCTTGCTGCAGATGATTTTATTCAGAAAAATAATTTTATTTGTGAAGTTAGATTTGATATTTTAGCACTTTTAAAAATACAACAATCTTGGAGCGTTAATCATATCCAAAATGCATTCGACGCTTCAGAAATATAA
- a CDS encoding Mrp/NBP35 family ATP-binding protein, whose product MAYTRDQIYQVLEELGIRNWMRNAQVMGNDIILDIVSPSPAMHERKRLEIALKNAFKENLPEANLKLNISVEVEEKNPNEIKGSELPGVKNIIAVASGKGGVGKSTVSSNLAISLANMGFKVGLLDADIYGPSMPIMFDCQDARPYSVEVNGKTKIKPVESYGIKILSIGFFADTDQAIVWRGPMAAKALNQMIRDAHWGDLDFLLIDLPPGTGDIHLSIVQQVPITGAVVVSTPQNIALADAKKGVGMFQMEAINVPVLGIVENMAYFTPKELPNNKYYIFGQNGAKDLAEQIGVPFLGEIPIVQSIREAADVGRPAAMQEDTVVAEVYKSIARNTVQSLVERNNTLPPTEAVRITTMAGCSAKN is encoded by the coding sequence ATGGCTTACACAAGAGATCAAATATATCAAGTATTAGAAGAATTGGGTATTCGCAATTGGATGCGTAATGCTCAAGTGATGGGAAATGATATTATTTTGGATATTGTTTCTCCTTCGCCTGCAATGCACGAACGCAAGCGTTTGGAAATTGCTTTGAAAAATGCATTTAAAGAAAATTTACCTGAAGCAAATCTTAAACTTAACATTTCTGTTGAAGTAGAAGAAAAAAATCCGAACGAAATCAAAGGTTCAGAATTACCAGGAGTTAAAAATATTATCGCAGTTGCATCTGGAAAAGGAGGTGTTGGAAAATCTACTGTTTCATCAAACTTAGCAATTAGTTTGGCCAACATGGGATTCAAAGTTGGGTTATTAGATGCAGATATCTATGGACCTTCTATGCCGATTATGTTCGATTGTCAAGATGCACGCCCATATTCTGTTGAAGTAAACGGAAAAACAAAAATAAAACCTGTAGAATCTTACGGAATCAAAATTTTATCAATTGGTTTCTTTGCAGATACCGATCAAGCAATTGTTTGGAGAGGACCAATGGCTGCAAAAGCATTGAACCAAATGATTCGTGATGCACATTGGGGAGATTTAGATTTCTTATTAATCGATTTACCTCCAGGAACAGGTGACATTCACTTATCTATTGTTCAGCAAGTTCCAATTACAGGAGCAGTTGTGGTTTCTACACCTCAAAACATTGCGTTAGCTGATGCTAAAAAAGGAGTTGGAATGTTCCAAATGGAAGCCATCAATGTTCCAGTATTAGGAATTGTAGAAAATATGGCGTATTTTACTCCTAAAGAATTGCCAAACAATAAATACTATATCTTTGGACAAAATGGTGCAAAAGATTTAGCAGAGCAAATTGGTGTTCCTTTCTTAGGTGAAATTCCGATTGTACAATCAATTCGTGAAGCTGCTGATGTAGGACGTCCTGCTGCAATGCAAGAAGATACAGTTGTAGCTGAAGTTTATAAATCAATTGCACGTAACACTGTACAAAGTTTAGTAGAACGTAACAATACATTGCCTCCTACGGAAGCTGTACGTATTACAACAATGGCAGGTTGTTCAGCAAAAAATTAA
- a CDS encoding aminotransferase class IV, whose product MFQFIESICCENKQLRHLEYHQARFDRTRTDNFTEINPIVLEEIIQLPEDLTDEKYKVRIVYDREIQSVEFLPYQIKPIETIQLFEIENKINYTYKYLDRWFFDEYVKESKTDDLVLVKSNYITDCIYSNIVFYDGSQWVTPRSCLLKGTMREALLQTGEIMEKNIKVRDLENFTSFKRINAMMNLEESQELDISHLIK is encoded by the coding sequence ATGTTCCAATTTATTGAATCCATTTGTTGTGAAAACAAACAATTACGCCATTTAGAATATCATCAAGCGAGATTTGATCGTACTCGAACTGATAATTTTACTGAAATTAATCCGATAGTATTAGAAGAAATTATTCAACTACCTGAAGATTTAACAGATGAAAAATATAAAGTTAGAATAGTGTATGACCGCGAAATTCAATCAGTAGAATTTCTACCGTATCAAATCAAACCAATTGAAACCATTCAACTTTTTGAAATTGAAAATAAAATAAATTATACCTACAAATACTTGGACCGCTGGTTTTTCGATGAGTATGTAAAGGAATCAAAAACAGATGATTTGGTATTAGTTAAATCAAATTATATTACCGATTGTATTTATTCGAATATCGTTTTTTATGATGGATCGCAATGGGTAACGCCTCGTTCTTGTTTATTGAAAGGTACAATGCGAGAGGCTTTGTTGCAAACAGGAGAAATTATGGAGAAAAATATAAAAGTAAGAGATTTAGAAAATTTCACCTCATTCAAACGAATCAACGCGATGATGAATCTCGAAGAAAGTCAAGAATTGGATATTTCTCATTTGATTAAATAA
- a CDS encoding DUF3127 domain-containing protein translates to MEITGRIKKVFETQNITASFKKREFVVTTQEQYPQDIIIEFTQDKTDVLNAYKPGDEVKVSINIRGREWINPEGVARYFNTIQAWRIENMANVAPQTPQGYDNFPPAPPVETFSNGDDDDLPF, encoded by the coding sequence ATGGAAATTACAGGAAGAATTAAAAAAGTATTTGAAACTCAAAATATTACTGCAAGTTTCAAGAAAAGAGAATTCGTTGTTACAACGCAAGAACAATATCCACAAGATATTATAATTGAGTTTACACAAGATAAGACAGATGTATTGAATGCTTACAAACCTGGTGATGAAGTGAAAGTTTCTATCAACATTCGTGGTCGTGAGTGGATTAATCCAGAAGGTGTAGCAAGATATTTCAATACAATCCAAGCATGGAGAATTGAAAATATGGCAAATGTTGCTCCTCAAACTCCTCAGGGATACGATAATTTTCCACCAGCTCCTCCAGTAGAAACTTTTTCTAACGGAGATGACGATGATTTACCATTCTAA
- a CDS encoding DUF4833 domain-containing protein: MKNVFTLFYFFISVVLFAQEGYPTPPKSVNRLFYIQHNDNKNTFVYDASFSAKGLLNENEPVDIYRILYAENGEKKPLTSIQKKLAYGLEIIKKEKNVYQLSLVSYPIQKLILKLDNENKPIVQTTVNNKLITLNRVFLKQKKGTAGLSVKLEYILFYGKDKNGKSIQEKIVL, encoded by the coding sequence ATGAAAAACGTTTTCACTCTTTTTTATTTCTTTATTTCAGTTGTTCTATTTGCGCAAGAGGGCTATCCTACGCCTCCAAAATCGGTAAACAGATTGTTTTATATTCAGCACAACGATAATAAGAATACGTTTGTATACGATGCATCTTTTTCTGCTAAAGGGTTATTAAATGAGAATGAACCTGTCGATATTTATCGAATTTTATACGCAGAAAATGGAGAAAAAAAACCTTTAACTTCTATTCAAAAAAAATTAGCTTACGGATTAGAGATCATAAAAAAGGAAAAGAATGTTTATCAGTTAAGTTTAGTGTCATATCCAATTCAAAAATTAATCTTAAAGCTTGATAATGAAAATAAACCAATTGTTCAAACAACTGTTAATAACAAGTTGATAACCTTAAATAGAGTTTTCTTGAAACAGAAAAAAGGAACAGCTGGTCTTTCAGTTAAATTAGAATATATCTTGTTTTATGGAAAAGATAAAAACGGAAAATCTATACAAGAGAAAATTGTTCTCTAA
- a CDS encoding aminodeoxychorismate synthase component I, which yields MLAKHSIFTKMNELGAAKVPFFFMIDFLKENGEIVPLNKLSEEIKFEINCTQKKTFEKAFEFKKFPITFDEYLPKFKHVHDNLLFGNSYLTNLTLPTKIETDLSLDEIYTFSDAKYKLKYKNDFVCFSPERFVKIEHQKIFSNPMKGTIDASIPHAKQLILDDEKEAAEHATIVDLIRNDLSLVSENVEVTDYRYIEELKTNDKTLLQVSSEIKGDLKEDYYQNLGTIFDQLLPAGSICGAPKKKTVEIILEAEKYERNFYTGVFGVFDGENLDSAVMIRFIENNQNDFIFKSGGGITAKSKAKAEYEELIQKVYVPIY from the coding sequence ATGTTAGCAAAGCATTCGATTTTTACGAAAATGAATGAATTGGGAGCTGCAAAAGTTCCCTTTTTTTTTATGATTGATTTTTTAAAAGAAAATGGAGAAATTGTTCCGTTGAATAAATTATCAGAAGAGATTAAATTTGAAATCAACTGTACTCAAAAAAAAACTTTTGAAAAGGCTTTCGAATTTAAAAAATTTCCAATTACCTTCGATGAATATCTGCCAAAATTTAAACATGTGCACGATAATCTTTTGTTTGGAAATTCATATTTGACGAATTTAACGCTTCCTACAAAAATCGAAACAGACTTATCATTAGACGAAATTTATACTTTTTCGGATGCGAAATATAAACTGAAATATAAAAATGATTTTGTTTGCTTTTCACCCGAACGTTTTGTGAAAATAGAACATCAAAAAATTTTTTCAAATCCAATGAAAGGAACAATTGATGCGTCAATTCCACACGCTAAACAATTGATTTTAGATGATGAAAAAGAAGCTGCCGAACATGCTACAATTGTGGATTTAATCCGAAATGATTTGAGTTTGGTTTCCGAAAATGTTGAGGTGACAGATTATCGCTACATAGAAGAATTGAAAACAAATGATAAAACATTGTTACAAGTAAGCTCTGAAATAAAAGGAGACTTGAAGGAAGATTATTACCAGAATTTGGGAACAATTTTCGATCAACTATTGCCCGCAGGCTCTATTTGTGGGGCGCCTAAAAAGAAAACCGTTGAAATTATTTTAGAAGCTGAAAAGTACGAACGTAATTTTTATACAGGAGTTTTTGGTGTTTTCGATGGCGAAAATTTAGATAGTGCAGTGATGATTCGTTTTATAGAAAATAATCAAAACGATTTCATTTTCAAGAGTGGAGGAGGAATCACAGCAAAAAGTAAAGCGAAAGCAGAATATGAAGAATTAATCCAAAAAGTATATGTTCCAATTTATTGA
- a CDS encoding N-acetyltransferase, protein MIEIKEVKSRKEMKKFVDLPFEVYKGNPYWVPTLKKDELASFDPANTIFKTVEAKFFLAYKGEEVVGRIVSIINWTEVKELQKAKIRFGWLVFKDDINILKALLTTVENIAKEKELTYIEGPMGFSNMDKAGLLTEGFDKIATLIGLYNYEYYPNYLQQLGYQPKAEWLEYSINIANLASVKKMDKLCEMLKKRYEIDTYQFNSIDEMLPYVDEMFDLLNVTYAELQSFVPIEKYQVEHYKKKYLKFIHPDFISCVKDKNNKMIAFAITMPSFSKAFQKTKGKLFPFGWWHLMQAQKKNDHVEFYLIGIDPHYQNKGVNALIFKELYDRFIARGIKTLETNPLLEENIKVQQLWKNFDPIVHKRRKTFYKNIEA, encoded by the coding sequence ATGATTGAAATAAAAGAGGTGAAATCACGAAAAGAAATGAAAAAATTTGTCGATTTACCTTTTGAAGTGTATAAAGGAAATCCGTATTGGGTTCCAACTTTAAAGAAAGATGAATTAGCCAGTTTTGATCCAGCTAATACTATCTTCAAAACTGTAGAAGCGAAGTTTTTCTTGGCTTATAAAGGTGAAGAAGTTGTAGGTCGAATTGTTTCGATTATTAATTGGACAGAAGTGAAAGAGTTACAAAAGGCAAAGATTCGTTTCGGCTGGTTAGTTTTTAAAGATGATATTAACATTTTGAAAGCGTTGTTAACAACTGTTGAAAACATAGCGAAGGAAAAGGAATTGACTTATATAGAGGGTCCTATGGGATTTTCGAATATGGATAAAGCAGGTTTATTAACAGAAGGTTTTGATAAAATCGCAACATTAATAGGTCTTTATAATTACGAATATTATCCCAACTATTTGCAACAATTAGGTTATCAACCAAAAGCAGAATGGTTAGAATATTCGATTAATATTGCAAATTTGGCCTCAGTAAAAAAGATGGATAAGCTATGCGAAATGCTCAAAAAGAGATATGAAATAGATACATACCAATTCAACTCTATTGATGAAATGTTGCCTTATGTAGACGAAATGTTCGATTTGTTGAATGTAACCTATGCAGAATTACAAAGTTTTGTTCCAATCGAAAAATACCAAGTTGAACATTATAAAAAGAAATATTTGAAGTTTATTCATCCCGATTTTATTTCTTGTGTCAAAGATAAAAATAACAAAATGATTGCGTTTGCGATTACAATGCCATCTTTTTCAAAAGCTTTTCAGAAAACGAAAGGAAAATTATTTCCGTTTGGTTGGTGGCATTTGATGCAAGCTCAAAAAAAGAATGATCATGTCGAATTTTATTTAATTGGAATTGATCCTCATTATCAAAATAAAGGTGTAAATGCATTGATTTTTAAAGAACTTTATGACCGCTTTATAGCAAGAGGAATTAAGACTTTAGAAACAAACCCTCTGCTTGAAGAAAACATAAAAGTGCAGCAATTATGGAAGAATTTTGATCCAATTGTTCACAAACGTAGAAAAACGTTTTACAAAAATATAGAAGCATAA